ATTCCAATTTTTAACCCCCTACCAAATTTAATCGACCAATATTTTCCTACCTTTATTCTAACACACTGGTTACGATAATGAAGTAATCTCGTAACCACTTTTATTAAATTTAAAACGTGATAATTGTCACTTTTAGAAACAAAAGCTCTAAATGATCTTGAAACAATAAAATCAAGTTTTGTTTGCGTTAGCGCAAAAGATAAAAATGAAAATCGGCAGATTAAATCAATGATAGAAACCGGAATTGATAATCGAGATATTTTCGAAGATAAACAATCGGGGAAAAACTTTAATCGAGAAAATTATCATTTAATGAAGTGAATGTTGAGGAAAGGTGATACTCTTTATATTCACTCACTTGATCGTTTTGGCCGAAATAAAGAATACATTTTAAATGAATGGAGAGAGCTTACTAAGGAAATCGGTGCTGATATGGTAGTTTTAGATATGCCTCTGTTAGATATAACGAAACATAAGGACAGTATCGGAACATTTATTTCTGATCTCATTCTACAGGTTCTTTCTTGGATTACGGAAGATGAACGGGGACGGATTCGAAAGCGACAACGTGAAGGAATCGATTCAGCCCTTGCAAATGGCGTAAAGTTTGGACGCCCATCAATAGAAATAACTGAGGAATTCATTCAGGCTTATGATAAATGGCAGGCTGGGGAAATTACAGCAGTTAAAGCGATGGAGAAAGCAGAAATGAAGAAAACTTCCTTTTATAAAATGGTTAAGATGTATGAAATGACACTAAGTATCAAACAATAACAACACTCCAAACAGACTACAATTAAGGAATATCTCTCCCCTTTACAGAATCATGGTTTGTATATAATTAATACCATTGAAATATGCCCGCCCGGTCGAATTAATAGGCCTCCTGACAAATGAAAAACCCTTCTCGATCTGATCGGTTTTTTCATTACAAAAATACATTTTCATAAAACCTCATTTAATCCATCAAAAATTAATTGTAATCGGAAGTTCTTCAAATAGCTTAGATACAGTCACTTATATTCAAATGAATTACAAAATATTTCACCCCTCCCTTAATATCATTAAAACAGGAATGTATGCCTTTTCGGAATGATTCTTCTATGATTTAAAAATAACTCCCCGACAAAAAAATAGTCGGGGAACTTTTTTTATTCAAGATAACCAACGTGATTGATTCATTCTAGGATTTTATCGACTTCATAGACCACAAAACAATCCAAACCTACACCGTTCACACAAATTTTTTCAAACGCCTTTTAAAAAATATGTTGGTATTAGCCAGAGTTTTGGGAAGGGCGCATCACCCCCTAGGATTAGTGGCTATTAATTTCATCTTTATCGACTGTAATTTGTCCATTCATAAGCATCGGCAATAGCCAGTCACGGAGTCTGGTTAATTGAGAATTCTCCTCAGCACATAATTCAATTCTCGTTCTATAGGGAGAAACAAGTTTTGCAAATTCTCCTAATATGTCTTGTGCGTTATCAGACGGTAATGTAATACAAAGTTCCTTAATCCCACGGACATTAAGGCTTCCAAAGAACGAGCCTGTATCAGCATTTATTTTAATTTGTGCTGATACATCTCTGCTAGTCATAAAATAATACAAAAATACAGCTGGAATATCTCTTGGACGAATTGCCGTCATATTTCTACCTATACCAGCTTTTAAATTTGCTGGAATACGAGCCACAGAACCTACTCGACCAGCATTAGTAATAACCAAATCACCTTCATTTACCTCTATGCGAGATGTCCATAATTCGTACATTTCTTTTGATACATAATATTTGTTGCTTAAGTTAACAAGTCCATGCTCTACTAAATTTTCTAATTGTAATAAAAAGTATTGTTCTGCCTCAAACTCAAGCGGAGGCTTTGCTGAATGCAAACAATCAATTACTTCACAATGTTTCGGCAGCGGGCTAACTTCCCACCCATTCGGTATTTCCCTCTTCAATCGCTCATTCCATACCATTTTCCCGCCTGATGAACGGTACGGTTTGCCTTCAACATTAGGAAAGTCAAATTGCACAAACCAGTACTCATATATAATTTTCGTCATTTCTTCAAGTTCAGTAATGATCAGGTTATTGAGTAGAATTTTTTGTTCAAGCATCCACAACAAAGCTGCATTATTTTGCTGCACAGTTAGATCGGGTAAAAACACATTAACATCATATATACGGTCGGGAGATGTATGTTTGACTTTAGTTCCAGATGCTGTATCGCGAATTTGCTTTCGCACAGACCGAGTCATGAACAAATAGTACAAAAATTGCTTGTCAACAATATCATCGTTCCAAGAGATAAGACCTATTCGTTGATTGTGTAGATATATATTATTTTCTGGAATAATAGCTGTACTTCCAAGTAATCCTTCTGCTTGTTCAGTCATTGCAACTATAAGATCACCTTCAGAGCATAGGTATTCTTCTGGAAAATCAGAGACGTAAAATTTTTCCTTACCAATAGTTCTCTTGAATCCCCCACTTTCATAGAAATTTCCTGGAGTTAGCACAACGTATTTTCCATTCGTTGAAAAAAATTCTCCCAAGAAAGGGAATCCATGTTTCACCTTTAGTAAATCTCCCATTTTATACGGAGTTAGTTTAACTTTCATATTTCATCAGTCCTAATTGCTTCTTTATCTCATCTTCCAACTCTCGTCCATCAGCAAACATACTTTCAAGTCTTGACTTAAATCTTACCATCTTATCATCAAAATTTTTCTGTGACATTTCAACATACTCTATTTTTATATCAAAATATTGTCCAGCTGAGAAGGATAACTTTTTGGCTTCAATATCCGAGTAATCTACCGCAACGCAGAAATCATCTTCTGGTTTAACCGAGTTAAATGTATCAATGATTGTACTGATTTCCTCTGTACTTAGTACCGTTTTCTGGTTTTTGCCGTCTTCCTTGACCTTTGTACCCAATTTAGAAGCATCCATCAAAACAACTTTTCCCTCTGTATTCTCGCGGTCAATGAATAGGATGGATACATTAGTGCCTGTAGTGGCGAAGATATTAGAGGGCATAGAGATAACGCCTCTCAACATTCGATTATCCACCAAGTGCTGACGAATTTTCTTTTGTATACCCGAACCAGCGGTCAAAAAGCCAGTAGGTACGACAACAGCGGCTTTGCCCTTTTTACCCAGAGAATAGATTATGTGCTGTAAAAACATCAGATAAATCGCCATTTTGCTTTTATCCTTTTTGGGGATATTCGACACACCTGCAAAGAACCGCTTCTGATACTTCTCTCCTGCTAATGAGTCCCTGGTTTCGCTGAAATCAACATTGAAAGGAGGATTACTAACAATGTAATCAAATGTCATTAACCCATCTTTTCTTCGGTTTAGATGCTTAGGATTGAGTAGTGTATCTTCATGTACCACATTGGGTAGGGAATGAACAAGATTATTCAGAATCAAGTTTAGGCGCAAGAATTCATTTGATTTCTGGGATATATCCTGTGTATAGATGGCACATCTACTTTCACCAATTTCATGGGCAAGGGCCAGCACCAATGTGCCAGATCCTGCAGCTGGATCATATACTGTTACGTTCTGCACCTCTCCCGGTATCATAATTTTCGCTATGATACTTGCAATAGAATGAGGCGTGTAATATTCCGCATACTTTCCAAAATCCTTGTTATAATCCTTTATAAGATATTCAAAAATAGTGGCAAAGAAAT
The sequence above is drawn from the Sporosarcina luteola genome and encodes:
- a CDS encoding restriction endonuclease subunit S yields the protein MKVKLTPYKMGDLLKVKHGFPFLGEFFSTNGKYVVLTPGNFYESGGFKRTIGKEKFYVSDFPEEYLCSEGDLIVAMTEQAEGLLGSTAIIPENNIYLHNQRIGLISWNDDIVDKQFLYYLFMTRSVRKQIRDTASGTKVKHTSPDRIYDVNVFLPDLTVQQNNAALLWMLEQKILLNNLIITELEEMTKIIYEYWFVQFDFPNVEGKPYRSSGGKMVWNERLKREIPNGWEVSPLPKHCEVIDCLHSAKPPLEFEAEQYFLLQLENLVEHGLVNLSNKYYVSKEMYELWTSRIEVNEGDLVITNAGRVGSVARIPANLKAGIGRNMTAIRPRDIPAVFLYYFMTSRDVSAQIKINADTGSFFGSLNVRGIKELCITLPSDNAQDILGEFAKLVSPYRTRIELCAEENSQLTRLRDWLLPMLMNGQITVDKDEINSH
- a CDS encoding HsdM family class I SAM-dependent methyltransferase — translated: MGQLMQLSDITTQTKKMIDDLKAICTNYGLGNASSEYKIITEAFLYKFLNDKFIFEARQVIQRFSKMTTTEIEVAMNEMSEDDYELMLLNFGGATAKLKREHFISYLFNRKNQEDFHILFDDTLIDIANFNIAIFSVQTGGQSKIRLFDALSQFVIEEEKKANFCRAIIDKLANCSFDSVFGQKYDFFATIFEYLIKDYNKDFGKYAEYYTPHSIASIIAKIMIPGEVQNVTVYDPAAGSGTLVLALAHEIGESRCAIYTQDISQKSNEFLRLNLILNNLVHSLPNVVHEDTLLNPKHLNRRKDGLMTFDYIVSNPPFNVDFSETRDSLAGEKYQKRFFAGVSNIPKKDKSKMAIYLMFLQHIIYSLGKKGKAAVVVPTGFLTAGSGIQKKIRQHLVDNRMLRGVISMPSNIFATTGTNVSILFIDRENTEGKVVLMDASKLGTKVKEDGKNQKTVLSTEEISTIIDTFNSVKPEDDFCVAVDYSDIEAKKLSFSAGQYFDIKIEYVEMSQKNFDDKMVRFKSRLESMFADGRELEDEIKKQLGLMKYES